Proteins encoded within one genomic window of Mauremys mutica isolate MM-2020 ecotype Southern chromosome 11, ASM2049712v1, whole genome shotgun sequence:
- the BAIAP2L1 gene encoding brain-specific angiogenesis inhibitor 1-associated protein 2-like protein 1 isoform X3, translating to MTSLQNQVRERHVLIEISSTNKILNDSLEESFKKFHKEIISELEKKTELDVKYMNATLKRYQTEHRNKLDSLEKSQAELKKIKRKSQGGRNAMKYENKEFEYLETVSSRQSDIQRFIAEGCRDALLEEKRRFCFLVDKHCSLTQHMHFYHKQCADLLNSKLPGWQEMCSDATKVPEKVMNMIEDMKTPGSTPISGTPQPSPVTERNSMVGRVPPAPTVRAFTSPLVDMFNNPPAVPTVPSERLNNSAGNSDVASLLRSTSVATGLNIMKRQKVKTIFPHTAGTNKTLLSFAQGDVITLLIAEEKDGWLYGEHDLTKVRGWFPSSYTKLLEEPSDETEHVPVRSTAPIRSISSINLADKGGVVLPPPDYLGSLQTGTTSDMRADSSKGTTVKAPVATPESTTPKPVINGIVKPPFLSGENPFTTVKLRPTVTNDRSAPIIR from the exons GACATGTCCTTATAGAGATTTCAAGCACAAACAAGATACTTAATGACAGCCTAGAGGAAAGT TTCAAAAAATTTCATAAAGAGATTATATCTGAACTGGAGAAGAAAACAGAACTGGATGTAAAATATATGAAT GCAACTTTAAAGCGATACCAAACAGAACACAGAAACAAGTTAGATTCATTGGAAAAATCTCAGGCTgagctgaaaaaaatcaaaaggaaaagtCAAGGTGGAAGAAACGCAATGAAATATGAGAATAAAGAATTTGAG tatttgGAAACTGTGAGTTCTCGACAGAGTGATATTCAAAGATTTATTGCTGAAGGTTGCAGAGACGCTCTACTCGAAGAAAAAAGAAGATTCTGTTTTCTGGTTGACAAGCACTGCAGTTTAACTCAGCACATGCACTTCTATCATAAACAG TGTGCAGATTTACTTAACTCCAAGTTGCCTGGATGGCAGGAAATGTGTAGTGATGCCACAAAAGTGCCAGAAAAAGTTATGAATATGATAGAAGATATGAAGACGCCTGGTTCCACTCCAATCTCAGGAACTCCACAACCTTCACCAGTGACAGAGAGAAATAGTATG GTtgggagagtgccccctgctcCTACAGTTAGAGCATTTACTAGTCCTTTAGTTGACATGTTTAACAATCCACCAGCAGTTCCAACGGTTCCTTCGGAAAGATTAAATAATTCAGCAG gtaATTCAGATGTTGCCAGTTTATTGCGTTCAACTTCTGTTGCCACAGGACTGAACATAATGAAAAGGCAGAAAGTAAAAACTATCTTTCCACATacagctggaactaacaagacaTTACTTAGCTTTGCACAGGGAGATGTCATCACACTTCTTATAGCTGAAGAAAAAGATGGCTGGCTTTATGGGGAACATGACTTGACTAAAGT aAGAGGATGGTTTCCGTCATCATACACAAAACTACTGGAAGAGCCAAGTGATGAAACAGAACATGTTCCAGTGCGAAG CACTGCACCAATCAGAAGTATCAGTTCTATAAATCTAGCAGATAAAGGTGGTGTTGTCCTCCCCCCACCAGATTATCTGGGATCTTTGCAAACAGGCACAACTTCAGATATGAGAGCAGATTCTTCCAAAGGTACTACTGTTAAAGCACCTGTGGCCACACCAGAAAGCACAACTCCT AAACCTGTTATAAATGGCATTGTAAAACCACCTTTCCTAAG CGGAGAAAATCCTTTTACCACTGTGAAACTCCGACCAACAGTAACAAATGACAGATCAGCACCAATAATTCGATGA